One Mycolicibacter sp. MU0083 DNA window includes the following coding sequences:
- a CDS encoding VOC family protein — MIKPHGVNTEFELNGINHVALVCSDMERTVDFYSNVLGMPLIKSLDLPGGMGQHFFFDAGNGDCVAFFWFRDAPDRVPGISSPVAIPGIGEIVSAVSTMNHLAFHVPADKFDAYRQRLKDKGVRVGPVLNHDDSEFQASAVVHPGVYVRSFYFLDPDGITLEFACWIKDFDDDVEHVAPKTAADRQVPAAT; from the coding sequence GTGATCAAACCGCACGGTGTCAACACCGAATTCGAACTCAACGGGATCAACCATGTGGCGCTGGTGTGTTCGGATATGGAACGCACCGTCGACTTCTACAGCAACGTCCTGGGCATGCCGTTGATCAAGTCCCTGGACCTGCCCGGCGGGATGGGGCAGCACTTCTTCTTCGACGCCGGCAACGGCGACTGCGTGGCCTTCTTCTGGTTCCGCGACGCGCCGGACCGGGTGCCGGGCATCTCGTCACCGGTCGCCATCCCCGGTATCGGCGAGATCGTCAGCGCGGTGAGCACGATGAACCACCTGGCCTTCCACGTACCGGCGGACAAGTTCGACGCCTATCGGCAGCGTCTCAAGGACAAGGGCGTGCGGGTGGGCCCGGTGCTCAACCACGACGACTCGGAATTCCAGGCCAGCGCCGTCGTGCACCCGGGGGTGTACGTGCGCTCCTTCTACTTCCTGGACCCGGACGGCATCACCTTGGAATTCGCCTGCTGGATCAAGGATTTCGACGACGACGTCGAACATGTTGCGCCCAAGACGGCCGCCGACCGACAGGTTCCCGCAGCCACCTGA
- the fdhD gene encoding formate dehydrogenase accessory sulfurtransferase FdhD, which translates to MSRITQRRRVSRLVAGEATQRPETLVVEEPLEIRLNGEPLTVTMRTPGADVELAQGFLLTEGIIAERDDVVTARFCGPKDAENTYNVLDVRLAPHVPPPTVDISRNFYATSSCGICGKASLDAVRLAGRYHPAEDPVEVSAAALSAMPDQLRAAQDVFASTGGLHAAALFDFDDGGAMQVVREDVGRHNAVDKVIGWALERRRIPLTATVLLVSGRASFELTQKAVMAGIPVLAAVSAPSSLAVDLAAECGLTLVGFLRGDSMNVYSRPDRITG; encoded by the coding sequence GTGAGCCGGATAACGCAGCGCAGGCGGGTCAGTCGCCTGGTCGCCGGGGAAGCGACGCAGCGACCGGAGACGCTGGTGGTCGAAGAACCACTGGAGATCCGGCTGAACGGCGAACCGCTGACCGTCACGATGCGCACTCCCGGCGCGGATGTCGAACTGGCACAGGGCTTCCTGCTGACCGAAGGGATCATCGCCGAACGCGACGACGTGGTGACCGCGCGGTTCTGCGGTCCCAAAGACGCCGAGAACACCTACAACGTGCTGGACGTCCGGCTGGCGCCGCACGTGCCGCCGCCGACGGTCGACATCTCCCGCAACTTCTACGCCACCTCGTCGTGCGGTATCTGCGGCAAGGCATCGCTGGACGCGGTGCGTCTCGCCGGCCGCTACCACCCGGCCGAGGACCCGGTCGAGGTGAGCGCGGCCGCATTGAGCGCCATGCCCGATCAGTTGCGCGCCGCCCAGGACGTCTTCGCCAGCACCGGGGGTCTGCACGCCGCGGCGTTGTTCGACTTCGACGACGGCGGTGCGATGCAGGTGGTGCGCGAGGACGTGGGCCGGCACAACGCCGTCGACAAGGTGATCGGGTGGGCGCTCGAACGGCGACGGATCCCGCTGACCGCGACCGTGTTGCTGGTCAGCGGGCGCGCGTCCTTCGAACTGACTCAGAAGGCGGTGATGGCCGGTATCCCCGTGCTGGCCGCGGTCTCGGCGCCGTCGTCGCTGGCGGTCGATCTGGCTGCGGAATGCGGACTGACCCTGGTCGGTTTTCTGCGCGGCGACTCGATGAACGTGTACAGCCGGCCGGACCGCATCACCGGATGA
- a CDS encoding TetR/AcrR family transcriptional regulator: protein MSINPEQPGHRDPLPTHRGRRTQAAIDAAARAVIARKGVLATTIADITTEAGRSAASFYNYYDSKEAMVRQWALRFRDEATERAAGVVRHGLSDRERIAQAAAAHWHTYRNRLAEMVGVSQLAMVNDDFARYWAEICAVPVGYITETVKRAQAEGHCPDDDPELLAVAIVSMLNQFCYVQLATPRAGDGPDDEACIRTLANIFYRAIYTEESC from the coding sequence GTGTCGATCAACCCCGAGCAACCCGGTCACCGCGACCCGTTGCCCACCCACCGGGGGCGGCGCACCCAGGCCGCGATCGACGCGGCCGCCCGCGCGGTGATCGCCCGGAAAGGCGTGCTGGCCACCACCATCGCCGACATCACCACCGAGGCGGGGCGGTCCGCGGCATCGTTCTACAACTACTACGACTCCAAAGAGGCGATGGTGCGGCAGTGGGCGCTGCGCTTCCGCGACGAGGCGACCGAGCGGGCGGCCGGCGTGGTGCGGCACGGACTGTCCGATCGCGAACGGATAGCGCAGGCCGCGGCCGCGCACTGGCACACCTACCGCAACCGGCTGGCCGAGATGGTCGGAGTCTCCCAGCTGGCGATGGTCAACGACGACTTCGCCCGGTACTGGGCCGAGATCTGTGCGGTGCCCGTCGGCTATATCACCGAGACGGTCAAACGCGCCCAGGCCGAAGGGCACTGCCCCGACGACGACCCGGAACTGCTCGCGGTGGCCATCGTGTCGATGCTCAACCAGTTCTGCTACGTCCAGCTCGCCACACCCCGTGCCGGCGACGGCCCCGACGACGAGGCGTGCATCCGCACCCTGGCCAACATCTTCTATCGCGCGATCTACACCGAGGAGAGTTGCTGA